In one Pseudarthrobacter oxydans genomic region, the following are encoded:
- a CDS encoding HAD family hydrolase: protein MSAPTAASTSFLDTPFGAVRGILFDIDDTLVDLEFSMTTALREVSEHLLPGLDQAGWERFGRIFTHETTHYYDRYLAGELTFNEQRLLRGRAALGHFGVELDEGEQSHQWLAAYIEKQPAYVKPFPDVMPLLDVLDQAGIPYGAVSNNVHDYQRAKLDGAGLERVRRLVGTDTLGVAKPDPAIYLEGVRLLGTAPADTLYVGDNRLLDAEGSTAAGLVGVWLNRVGEPVAEFEGNAVSSLAELVG, encoded by the coding sequence ATGTCAGCTCCCACCGCTGCCTCCACCAGTTTCCTGGACACGCCCTTCGGGGCGGTGCGGGGGATCCTGTTCGACATCGACGACACACTGGTGGACCTCGAGTTCTCGATGACAACCGCGCTGCGGGAAGTCAGCGAACACCTCCTGCCCGGACTGGACCAGGCCGGGTGGGAACGGTTCGGCCGTATCTTTACGCACGAAACCACCCACTATTACGACCGCTACCTGGCCGGTGAACTCACGTTCAACGAGCAGCGGCTGCTGCGCGGCCGTGCCGCCCTGGGCCACTTCGGCGTCGAGTTGGACGAGGGCGAGCAGTCCCACCAGTGGCTGGCGGCCTACATTGAAAAGCAGCCCGCCTATGTAAAGCCCTTTCCGGATGTCATGCCGCTGCTGGACGTCCTGGACCAGGCAGGCATCCCTTACGGGGCGGTCAGCAACAACGTGCATGATTACCAGCGCGCCAAGCTGGACGGAGCCGGACTGGAACGCGTCCGGCGGCTGGTGGGGACGGACACGCTGGGCGTGGCGAAGCCCGATCCGGCCATCTACCTGGAAGGTGTCCGGCTGCTGGGTACCGCACCGGCCGACACGCTCTATGTGGGCGACAACCGGCTCCTGGACGCGGAGGGCTCGACGGCGGCGGGGCTGGTCGGCGTTTGGCTCAACAGGGTGGGGGAGCCGGTGGCGGAGTTTGAAGGCAACGCCGTGTCCTCGCTGGCAGAGCTGGTCGGCTAG
- the gltX gene encoding glutamate--tRNA ligase: MTTASASTAASLPSVSADTPVRVRFCPSPTGTPHVGLIRTALFNWAHAKHTKGTFVFRIEDTDAARDSEESYQQLLEALKWLGITWEEGVEVGGPHEPYRQSQRLDLYKDVVAKLIEAGYAYECYSSPEEVEARHRAAGRDPKLGYDNFDRELTEDQVAAFRSEGRQPVLRVRMPDEDVTFTDLVRGEITFKAGSIPDYVIVRADGSPLYTLVNPVDDALMGITHVLRGEDLLSSTPRQVVLIRALMEIGVASYMPEFGHLPYVMGEGNKKLSKRDPQSNLFLLRDRGFIPEGLLNYLSLLGWSLSADEDIFTVDQLIENFDVHDVLANPARFDIKKAEAINGTHIRMLAPEDFRERLVPYLRTAGYVGEQLTARQEEILTEAAPLIQERITLLGEAPEMLGFLFKDDDAIDVADDARKGLPENLGEVLDAAIAALDGVQEWTAEEIQAALKRTLVEELGLKPRLAFGPVRTAVSGRRISPPLFESMVILGRESSLRRLRAFRG, from the coding sequence ATGACTACTGCTTCTGCGTCGACTGCTGCCTCCTTGCCCTCCGTTTCTGCCGACACTCCCGTACGGGTCCGGTTCTGCCCGTCACCCACGGGCACCCCGCACGTGGGGCTGATCCGCACGGCACTGTTCAACTGGGCCCATGCCAAGCACACCAAGGGCACCTTCGTCTTCCGCATCGAGGACACGGACGCTGCACGCGACTCGGAGGAGAGCTACCAGCAGCTGCTGGAAGCATTGAAGTGGCTCGGCATCACCTGGGAAGAGGGCGTGGAAGTGGGCGGGCCCCACGAACCGTACCGGCAGTCGCAGCGGCTGGACCTTTACAAAGACGTCGTGGCCAAGCTGATCGAGGCCGGCTACGCCTATGAGTGCTACTCGTCCCCCGAGGAGGTCGAGGCGCGCCACCGCGCGGCCGGCCGTGACCCCAAGCTGGGCTACGACAACTTTGACCGCGAGCTGACCGAAGATCAGGTGGCCGCCTTCAGGTCCGAAGGCCGGCAGCCGGTGCTCCGGGTCCGGATGCCCGATGAAGACGTCACGTTCACCGACCTGGTCCGCGGCGAGATCACCTTCAAAGCCGGCAGTATCCCGGATTACGTCATCGTGCGTGCGGACGGGTCCCCCCTGTACACCCTGGTAAACCCCGTGGACGACGCCCTCATGGGCATTACCCACGTACTGCGCGGCGAGGATCTGCTGTCCTCCACACCGCGCCAGGTTGTCCTCATCCGCGCCCTGATGGAAATCGGTGTTGCCAGCTACATGCCGGAGTTCGGCCACCTGCCCTACGTGATGGGCGAAGGCAACAAAAAGCTGTCCAAGCGTGATCCGCAGTCCAACCTCTTCCTGCTGCGCGACCGCGGCTTCATTCCCGAGGGCCTCCTGAATTACCTGTCCCTGCTGGGCTGGAGCCTGTCCGCGGACGAGGACATCTTCACCGTGGACCAGCTGATCGAAAACTTTGATGTCCACGACGTTCTGGCCAACCCTGCGCGCTTTGACATCAAGAAGGCCGAAGCCATCAACGGGACCCACATCCGGATGCTCGCGCCGGAGGACTTCCGGGAGCGGCTGGTGCCGTACCTGCGCACCGCGGGCTACGTGGGGGAGCAGCTCACGGCGCGGCAGGAGGAAATCCTCACCGAGGCCGCGCCGCTGATCCAGGAGCGCATCACGCTCCTGGGCGAGGCGCCCGAGATGCTCGGATTCCTGTTCAAGGATGACGACGCCATCGATGTGGCGGACGACGCCCGGAAGGGACTTCCGGAGAACCTTGGGGAGGTCCTCGATGCGGCAATCGCCGCCCTGGACGGCGTGCAGGAGTGGACGGCGGAAGAAATCCAGGCTGCCCTGAAAAGGACCCTGGTTGAGGAGCTGGGCCTCAAGCCCCGGCTCGCCTTCGGACCGGTGCGTACGGCTGTTTCCGGCCGCCGCATCTCGCCGCCGCTCTTCGAGTCCATGGTGATCCTCGGCCGGGAATCCTCACTCCGCAGGCTCCGGGCCTTCCGCGGCTGA
- a CDS encoding fumarylacetoacetate hydrolase family protein, whose product MRIARFVVDSDPLYGVVEGDTGSEEITVIHGDPFFNGVERTSVRHKLEDVRLLAPIIPRSKVIGVGRNFVEHAHELGNEVPAQPLLFLKPNTAVVGPNDPVVLPEFSEEVSFEAELCVVIGRICKDVPEDRVDDVIFGYTCGNDLTARDVQKTDLQWTRAKGFDTSAPLGPWIETELDTEDLQIQGRLNGELRQDGSTSQMVRGVRELVSIVSQAFTLLPGDVIMTGTPAGVGLVNAGDRFEVEIEGIGRLSNPIVRR is encoded by the coding sequence ATGCGTATTGCCAGGTTTGTCGTTGATTCTGATCCCCTCTACGGCGTTGTCGAAGGTGACACGGGCAGTGAGGAAATCACTGTCATCCACGGAGACCCGTTCTTCAACGGGGTGGAGCGCACCTCCGTCCGCCACAAGCTGGAGGACGTCCGGCTGCTGGCCCCGATCATTCCCCGCAGCAAGGTCATCGGCGTGGGACGAAACTTCGTGGAGCACGCGCATGAACTCGGCAACGAAGTCCCGGCCCAGCCCCTCCTGTTCCTGAAGCCCAACACCGCCGTGGTGGGCCCCAACGATCCTGTAGTGCTGCCGGAGTTCTCCGAGGAAGTCTCCTTCGAAGCTGAGCTCTGCGTGGTCATCGGTAGGATCTGCAAGGACGTCCCTGAGGACCGCGTGGACGACGTCATCTTCGGCTACACGTGCGGCAACGACCTCACTGCCCGGGACGTCCAGAAAACCGACCTGCAGTGGACCCGGGCCAAGGGCTTTGACACCTCCGCGCCGCTGGGCCCGTGGATCGAGACAGAGCTGGATACCGAGGACCTGCAGATCCAGGGCAGGCTGAACGGGGAGCTGCGGCAGGACGGCAGCACCAGCCAGATGGTCAGGGGAGTGCGCGAGCTGGTCTCCATTGTGTCCCAGGCTTTCACCCTCCTGCCCGGCGACGTCATCATGACGGGGACTCCGGCCGGCGTAGGACTCGTCAACGCGGGGGACCGCTTCGAAGTGGAGATTGAGGGCATCGGCCGCCTGTCCAACCCCATCGTGCGCCGCTGA
- a CDS encoding MBL fold metallo-hydrolase, with protein MTSASGSVLQRSSALTRFLLAPNPGPMSLAGTNSYVLHAPGNPGAVVVDPGPLDEAHLEALAAAGPVDLILITHRHADHTAGSARLHGLTGAPVRAADAVHCHGSGTPLQDGEVLSAAGVDIRVVATPGHTSDSVCFHLPGDGAHGSVLTGDTILGRGTTMLDYPDGTLADYLASLDRLEAIGPATVLPAHGPVLPSLVEIARAYRSHRLERLEQVRAALDTLGRDATARDVAGAVYSDVDPSVRRAAETSVAAQLHYLRGTAAQT; from the coding sequence GTGACTTCAGCTTCCGGCTCCGTCCTGCAGCGCAGCTCGGCCCTGACCCGGTTTCTCCTGGCGCCCAATCCAGGACCCATGAGCCTGGCGGGGACCAACTCCTACGTCCTGCACGCACCCGGTAACCCCGGCGCCGTGGTGGTGGATCCCGGTCCGCTCGACGAGGCCCACCTGGAGGCCCTGGCAGCGGCAGGCCCCGTGGACCTCATCCTCATCACCCACCGCCACGCGGACCACACAGCAGGTTCCGCCCGGCTCCATGGCTTGACCGGCGCCCCCGTGCGTGCCGCCGACGCCGTCCACTGCCACGGCAGCGGCACTCCTTTGCAGGATGGCGAAGTCCTTTCCGCCGCGGGCGTGGACATCCGTGTGGTGGCCACTCCCGGCCACACTTCCGATTCCGTGTGCTTCCACCTCCCCGGCGACGGTGCCCACGGCTCGGTCCTGACCGGGGACACCATCCTGGGCCGCGGCACCACAATGCTCGACTACCCTGACGGAACCCTCGCGGACTACCTTGCCTCCCTCGACCGGCTGGAAGCGATTGGCCCCGCCACAGTGCTTCCCGCCCATGGTCCCGTTCTTCCGTCGCTGGTGGAAATTGCGCGCGCCTACCGCAGCCACCGCCTTGAGCGGCTGGAACAGGTCCGCGCTGCGCTGGACACCCTGGGCCGGGACGCAACCGCCCGTGACGTCGCCGGCGCAGTGTATTCCGACGTCGACCCTTCCGTGCGGCGGGCCGCTGAAACTTCCGTGGCGGCGCAGCTCCACTACCTCCGGGGCACTGCGGCCCAGACGTAG
- a CDS encoding branched-chain amino acid aminotransferase encodes MTQTAHGVEFSQQLSANPKSAEERAAILANPGFGNHFTDHTAVVDYSVDENGHGGWHNARIEPYGPIVLDPSAAVLHYGQEIFEGLKAYRHADGSIWSFRPEANAARLNKSARRLALPELPAEYFLGAIRALVNVDRDWVPGGDGEALYLRPFMIATEAFLGVRAAREVSFRVIASPAGNYFGGELKPVSIWISREYARAGRGGTGDAKCGGNYAASLIAQQEAEANGCKQVLFLDHFNDNAVEELGGMNVFFVMKDGSLVTPALTGTILEGITRMSVIQVAKDMGRQVTERKITLDEWRDGVASGEIAEVFACGTAAVITPIGVLKDATEFIGSEDAKAGETTMAIREQLLGIQTGTVPDTHGWLTRLA; translated from the coding sequence ATGACCCAGACCGCCCATGGCGTCGAATTCAGCCAGCAGCTTTCGGCCAACCCGAAGTCTGCTGAAGAGCGTGCAGCCATCCTGGCCAACCCGGGATTCGGCAACCACTTCACCGACCACACCGCCGTGGTGGACTACAGCGTGGACGAGAACGGCCACGGCGGCTGGCACAACGCCAGGATTGAACCGTACGGTCCCATCGTCCTGGATCCCTCTGCCGCCGTGCTGCACTACGGCCAGGAGATTTTCGAAGGCCTCAAGGCGTACCGCCATGCCGACGGCTCCATCTGGTCCTTCCGTCCCGAAGCAAACGCGGCCCGCCTGAACAAGTCAGCCCGCAGGCTTGCCCTTCCCGAGCTGCCGGCTGAATACTTCCTCGGAGCGATCCGAGCCCTGGTGAACGTGGACAGGGACTGGGTTCCCGGCGGCGACGGCGAGGCCCTCTACCTGCGGCCGTTCATGATCGCCACCGAGGCCTTCCTGGGTGTGCGCGCCGCACGCGAAGTTTCCTTCCGGGTGATCGCCTCACCGGCCGGCAACTATTTCGGCGGTGAGCTGAAGCCCGTATCCATCTGGATCTCCCGTGAATACGCCCGTGCCGGCCGCGGCGGAACGGGCGATGCCAAATGCGGCGGCAACTACGCCGCGTCGCTGATTGCCCAGCAGGAAGCAGAAGCCAACGGCTGCAAGCAGGTCCTCTTCCTCGACCATTTCAACGACAATGCAGTCGAGGAACTGGGCGGCATGAACGTCTTCTTCGTGATGAAGGACGGCTCGCTGGTCACCCCCGCGCTGACCGGCACCATCCTGGAAGGCATCACCAGGATGTCCGTCATCCAGGTGGCCAAGGACATGGGCCGCCAGGTCACCGAGCGCAAGATCACCCTTGACGAATGGCGCGACGGCGTTGCTTCCGGCGAGATTGCCGAGGTCTTCGCCTGCGGTACCGCAGCCGTCATCACCCCGATCGGAGTCCTCAAGGACGCCACCGAGTTCATCGGCTCCGAGGACGCCAAGGCGGGGGAGACCACCATGGCCATCCGCGAGCAGCTGCTCGGCATCCAGACCGGGACTGTCCCGGACACCCACGGCTGGCTGACCCGCCTGGCCTAG
- a CDS encoding 3-isopropylmalate dehydrogenase, whose translation MSASSIDLAVIPGDGIGPEVIAEAIKVLEKAVAAEGVELKQTHYKLGAEHWLATGETLPDEVLADLRTRDAILFGAVGAAPGDTRIPSGLIEREMLLKLRFSLDHYVNLRPSRLYGTVGSPLANPGTIDFIVVREGTEGPYVGNGGTLRAGTPHEVATEVSLNTAHGVERVVRDAFRRASARERKHLTLVHKHNVLVYAGHLWKRTVEAVAQEFPEVTHDYLHVDAATIFMVTDPSRFDVIVTDNLFGDILTDLAAAITGGIGLAASGNINMDRTAPSMFEPVHGSAPDIAGQGKADPTAAILSAALLLDHLGYAAAARRIEAAVVADVEERDGGSRTTSAVGDAIAAGL comes from the coding sequence ATGAGCGCATCCTCCATTGATCTTGCAGTTATTCCCGGCGACGGCATTGGCCCCGAGGTGATTGCCGAGGCCATTAAGGTCCTCGAAAAGGCCGTGGCAGCGGAGGGCGTGGAGCTCAAGCAGACCCACTACAAGCTCGGTGCAGAGCACTGGCTGGCCACCGGGGAGACCCTGCCGGACGAGGTCCTGGCGGACCTCCGGACCCGGGATGCCATCCTGTTCGGCGCGGTGGGCGCCGCCCCGGGAGACACGCGTATCCCGTCGGGACTTATTGAACGCGAGATGCTGCTCAAGCTCCGATTCAGCCTGGACCACTACGTCAACCTGCGGCCGTCCCGGCTCTATGGAACGGTGGGAAGCCCGCTCGCCAACCCGGGCACCATTGACTTCATCGTGGTCCGCGAGGGCACCGAGGGGCCCTACGTGGGCAACGGCGGCACCCTGCGTGCGGGCACGCCCCACGAGGTGGCCACCGAGGTTTCACTGAACACTGCCCACGGCGTGGAACGGGTAGTCCGGGACGCGTTCCGCCGGGCCAGCGCCAGGGAGCGCAAGCACCTCACCCTGGTCCACAAGCACAATGTCCTGGTTTACGCGGGGCACCTGTGGAAGCGCACCGTTGAGGCGGTGGCGCAGGAGTTCCCGGAGGTCACCCACGACTACCTCCACGTGGACGCCGCCACCATCTTCATGGTCACCGACCCGTCCCGCTTCGACGTGATAGTCACTGACAACCTTTTCGGCGACATCCTCACCGACCTCGCCGCCGCGATCACCGGCGGCATCGGGTTGGCGGCATCCGGCAACATCAACATGGACCGCACGGCCCCCTCCATGTTCGAACCCGTGCACGGGTCCGCCCCGGACATTGCGGGCCAGGGCAAGGCAGACCCAACGGCTGCCATCCTCTCCGCTGCGCTCCTGCTGGACCACCTCGGCTACGCCGCAGCGGCCCGCAGGATCGAAGCGGCAGTGGTTGCCGACGTCGAGGAGCGCGACGGCGGTTCACGCACCACGAGTGCCGTGGGCGACGCCATCGCCGCCGGGCTCTGA
- a CDS encoding class F sortase translates to MAGNDPEEVPGENATSGTAGHGHGLSTLRTVVLLALAGAVGFLAVALLPALVEPGARTSPPGGATAVASAPVPLQSETGAVSVSPVPAITPEVPSAAAGPPAAPPERLVYPAADIDVPIHPLDPSSSDVASQTIIPPPTMDGYWLTPYGMPGAGSTNTTYVVGHSWQDLEAPFNRLSSKAAAGDRLTVATSAGELEYQVDSVTTYVKSGLKDSPVWEVAPNRLVLISCYTDDLWGTNVVVSASPVAQ, encoded by the coding sequence ATGGCAGGTAATGACCCGGAGGAAGTACCGGGAGAGAACGCAACATCCGGCACAGCCGGCCACGGTCACGGGCTGTCAACTCTCAGGACCGTTGTTCTGCTGGCCCTGGCCGGAGCCGTGGGCTTCCTTGCCGTGGCCCTTCTCCCTGCGCTGGTTGAGCCCGGGGCGCGGACGTCGCCGCCGGGCGGCGCAACTGCGGTGGCCTCAGCGCCAGTTCCACTGCAGTCCGAGACGGGCGCCGTTTCAGTTTCCCCTGTTCCGGCCATCACCCCGGAAGTGCCGTCGGCCGCCGCCGGGCCGCCGGCTGCTCCTCCGGAGCGGCTGGTCTATCCAGCTGCTGATATCGACGTCCCCATCCATCCGCTCGATCCGAGCAGCTCGGACGTTGCCTCCCAGACCATAATTCCGCCGCCCACCATGGACGGATACTGGCTGACCCCCTACGGAATGCCGGGGGCGGGCTCCACCAACACCACCTACGTTGTGGGCCACAGCTGGCAGGACCTTGAGGCGCCCTTCAACCGGCTCAGTTCAAAGGCGGCAGCGGGGGACAGGCTAACCGTTGCCACGTCCGCGGGTGAGCTTGAATACCAGGTGGACTCTGTCACCACGTACGTAAAATCGGGACTCAAGGACAGTCCTGTCTGGGAGGTTGCGCCCAACAGGCTGGTCCTCATCTCGTGCTACACGGACGACCTCTGGGGCACGAACGTGGTTGTCAGTGCCTCCCCGGTAGCCCAGTGA
- the metG gene encoding methionine--tRNA ligase, giving the protein MTASEKTPFYITTAITYPNGVPHIGHAYEYIATDAMARFKRLDGYDVMFLTGTDEHGMKIAQTAEKEGITPKELVDRNVEAFKAAHAALGISYDRFIRTTDEDHYAASQAIWKKMEANGDIYLSKYEGWYSVRDEAFYVEDDTVVKDDGVRYSKETDTEVTWTAEESYFFRLSAYQDKLLALYESHPEFGAPQYRFNEVISFVKRGLEDLSISRTTFDWGVPVPGNDKHVMYVWVDALTNYLTGVGYPDVESEKFRKYWPADVHIIGKDISRFHAIYWPAFLMSAGLELPRRVMIHGFLQNNGVKMSKSLGNVVAPSDFVDQYGVDQVRFFFLREVPFGADGSYNHDAIVGRMNADLANNFGNLAQRSLSMVAKNCGGTVPVPGAFTAEDNAILEQAGGLLAAARAAFDKQEFSRALEAIWGVLGDTNAYFAEQAPWVLRKTDVERMNTVLYVTLEVLRIVAILAQPVMPAATAALLQTLGQPEGEARQFAAIGTPIVAGTELPAPSPVFPKYEEPAEAK; this is encoded by the coding sequence GTGACTGCTTCAGAGAAAACGCCGTTCTACATCACCACGGCCATCACCTACCCCAACGGGGTGCCGCACATCGGCCACGCCTACGAGTACATTGCCACCGACGCAATGGCCCGCTTCAAGCGGCTGGACGGCTACGACGTGATGTTCCTGACCGGCACGGACGAGCACGGGATGAAGATCGCCCAGACGGCCGAGAAGGAAGGCATCACCCCCAAGGAACTGGTGGACCGGAATGTCGAAGCCTTCAAGGCGGCGCATGCCGCGCTGGGGATCTCGTACGACCGTTTCATCCGGACCACTGACGAGGACCACTACGCCGCGTCGCAGGCCATCTGGAAAAAGATGGAAGCCAACGGGGACATCTACCTGTCCAAGTACGAGGGCTGGTACTCCGTCCGGGACGAAGCCTTCTACGTTGAGGACGACACCGTGGTCAAGGACGACGGCGTGCGCTACTCCAAGGAGACGGACACGGAGGTGACGTGGACGGCGGAGGAGAGCTACTTCTTCCGGCTGTCCGCCTACCAGGACAAGCTCCTGGCGCTCTACGAGTCACATCCGGAGTTCGGTGCCCCGCAGTACCGCTTCAACGAAGTCATCAGCTTCGTGAAGCGCGGCCTGGAGGACCTGTCGATCAGCCGCACCACGTTCGACTGGGGCGTCCCGGTTCCGGGCAACGACAAGCACGTCATGTACGTCTGGGTGGACGCCCTGACGAACTACCTCACGGGAGTTGGCTACCCCGACGTCGAATCTGAAAAGTTCCGGAAGTACTGGCCCGCCGACGTGCACATCATCGGCAAGGACATCTCACGCTTCCACGCCATCTACTGGCCCGCCTTCCTCATGAGCGCAGGCCTTGAACTGCCCAGGCGCGTCATGATCCACGGCTTCCTGCAGAACAACGGAGTGAAGATGTCCAAGTCCTTGGGCAACGTGGTGGCTCCATCCGATTTCGTGGACCAGTACGGCGTGGACCAGGTGCGGTTCTTCTTCCTCCGCGAAGTGCCGTTCGGCGCCGACGGCAGCTACAACCACGACGCCATCGTGGGGCGGATGAACGCGGACCTGGCCAACAACTTCGGCAACCTGGCCCAGCGTTCGCTGTCCATGGTCGCCAAGAACTGTGGGGGCACGGTCCCCGTTCCCGGCGCGTTCACTGCGGAGGACAACGCCATCCTGGAGCAGGCCGGCGGCCTCCTCGCCGCGGCCCGGGCAGCCTTTGATAAGCAGGAATTCAGCCGCGCCCTTGAAGCGATCTGGGGAGTCCTCGGCGACACCAACGCCTATTTCGCCGAGCAGGCGCCGTGGGTGCTGCGGAAAACCGACGTTGAGCGGATGAATACCGTGCTCTACGTGACGCTCGAGGTGCTGCGGATCGTGGCCATCCTGGCGCAGCCGGTCATGCCCGCCGCAACGGCGGCGCTTCTGCAGACGCTGGGCCAGCCCGAAGGGGAAGCCCGGCAGTTCGCGGCCATTGGCACCCCGATCGTTGCAGGGACGGAGCTGCCGGCCCCTTCGCCGGTGTTCCCGAAGTACGAAGAGCCGGCCGAGGCCAAGTAG
- a CDS encoding ATP-binding cassette domain-containing protein yields MTNPTNVQRSRRSGSAEVPLQTRANTIVKASDHGTPLELNDITIRYGGGKGGAEAVSVVEGFDLTLHAGEMHCVAGRSGSGKTSILTVGAGLTLPTSGRVYWEGDSLESMGDDEIADRRRALIGYVDQGGALIDGMSALENVLLPAVPDGEVDQRRDMAKDLLDLVGLGRRMRHRPAQLSGGERQRVAIARALILGTRVLVVDEPTASLDRASANRIISILKDTTSDGIAVLVASHDHELVRLSDTLTELI; encoded by the coding sequence ATGACAAACCCGACGAATGTCCAGCGGAGCCGCCGGTCCGGCTCCGCGGAGGTCCCCCTGCAGACCCGCGCCAACACCATCGTCAAGGCCTCCGACCACGGGACCCCGCTGGAACTGAACGACATCACCATCCGCTACGGCGGGGGCAAGGGCGGTGCCGAAGCCGTCAGCGTGGTGGAAGGCTTCGACCTCACCCTGCACGCCGGCGAGATGCACTGCGTTGCCGGCCGCAGCGGCTCCGGCAAGACCAGCATCCTCACCGTCGGCGCGGGACTGACGCTGCCGACGTCGGGCCGTGTCTACTGGGAAGGCGATTCCCTCGAAAGCATGGGCGACGACGAAATCGCCGACCGCCGTCGTGCCTTGATCGGTTACGTCGACCAGGGCGGTGCACTGATTGACGGGATGAGCGCCCTCGAGAACGTGCTGCTGCCCGCTGTCCCTGACGGCGAAGTGGACCAGCGCCGCGACATGGCCAAGGACCTGCTGGACCTCGTGGGGCTGGGCCGCCGCATGCGGCACCGTCCTGCCCAGCTCTCCGGCGGTGAACGCCAGCGCGTCGCCATTGCCCGGGCACTGATCCTGGGCACGCGCGTCCTGGTGGTGGATGAGCCCACTGCCAGCCTCGACCGTGCCTCTGCCAACCGGATCATCAGCATCCTGAAGGACACCACGTCGGACGGAATCGCCGTCCTGGTGGCCTCGCACGACCACGAACTCGTCCGTCTCAGCGATACCCTGACCGAACTCATCTAG